The Paenibacillus sp. FSL W8-0426 region TCACTTGCTGCGGGATGCCTTTTTTCGGTACATCATCTCGTTGTATTCATTGATCAACTCATCCAGAAGCATCGACTGGCGAATGACATCCGGATGCCATAATTCGGCATGGGCGCTGGCGATCTGATGCAGCTTCCGTCTCGCTTTTTCAATGCATTCCTGAATGGTTTCCGGATTCTTCACCATACTCCCGCCCCCTGTTGACATTCCGATATTTCATCCAAAAAAGAC contains the following coding sequences:
- a CDS encoding aspartyl-phosphate phosphatase Spo0E family protein, coding for MVKNPETIQECIEKARRKLHQIASAHAELWHPDVIRQSMLLDELINEYNEMMYRKKASRSK